In Aedes albopictus strain Foshan chromosome 3, AalbF5, whole genome shotgun sequence, the following are encoded in one genomic region:
- the LOC115268975 gene encoding transposable element Hobo transposase yields the protein MFKLVALTIVLAAIAAQAAPQLPSIPEMPATPEMPATPEMPGGAEMPATPEMPATPEMPAEGAPSAESATMPNLPNRISNRISNSVNRGNSRN from the exons ATGTTCAAGCTCGTAGCTCTTACCATTGTGCTGGCCGCCATCG CCGCCCAAGCCGCACCACAGCTGCCATCCATCCCGGAGATGCCAGCCACCCCGGAAATGCCGGCCACTCCGGAAATGCCAGGAGGCGCCGAAATGCCAGCCACCCCAGAGATGCCAGCCACTCCGGAAATGCCAGCCGAAGGTGCCCCAAGTGCCGAGAGTGCCACCATGCCCAACCTGCCCAACCGTATCTCCAACCGAATCTCGAACAGCGTGAACCGCGGCAACAGCCGTAACTAA
- the LOC109433350 gene encoding general odorant-binding protein 84a — MKPLTKLSLLFLIGLMALLGSSTGCSMTNNDDADQRDALLADPSAAPARSMKDYSVEDIYVECNKTFAISMDYLNELNDTGSFPDETDKTPMCFIRCFLQKGGIVTEDDKVNKEQAIALGWVKNGETIDDCLQDMTGNPCERAYFLMRCVSTRHLVEGRSKDSKKR, encoded by the exons ATGAAGCCTCTCACAAAGTTATCTCTGCTTTTTCTAATCGGATTGATGGCCCTCCTGGGCTCATCTACGGGCTGCAGTATGACCAACAACGACGATGCCGACCAGAGGGATGCCCTGTTAGCCGATCCATCAGCGGCCCCCGCGCGGAGCATGAAGGATTACAGCGTCGAGGACATCTACGTCGAGTGCAATAAAACGTTCGCAATATCGATGGATTATCTAAACGAACTGAACGACACCGGAAGCTTTCCGGATGAAACCGATAAAACTCCGATG TGCTTCATCCGGTGTTTCCTGCAGAAAGGTGGAATCGTCACCGAGGACGACAAGGTAAACAAGGAGCAAGCCATCGCCCTGGGATGGGTTAAGAACGGGGAGACCATCGATGATTGTTTGCAAGATATGA CTGGAAATCCATGTGAACGGGCGTATTTTCTAATGCGGTGTGTGAGCACTCGCCATCTGGTGGAAGGCAGGAGCAAAGACAGTAAGAAACGCTAG